Proteins encoded in a region of the Vicia villosa cultivar HV-30 ecotype Madison, WI linkage group LG5, Vvil1.0, whole genome shotgun sequence genome:
- the LOC131606373 gene encoding cationic peroxidase 1-like has product MADNKLRICVLICLVSIMSASNIVPSATTYVASNIPDPFGKLSSTFYETRCPGALQIIKEEITRAVLNDRRLGASLLRLHFHDCFVQGCDASILLKDTENFKGEQNARPNANSLRGYEIIDTVKALLEIRCPQVVSCADILAVAARDSVVALGGPFWRVPNGRRDSTTANLKAANSDLPSPFLDLKGLIAAFGKKGFSADEMVALSGAHTIGKSKCAVYRSRIYNESNIDSYYKKSLQANCPSIGNDNYLSPLDTTTPDIFDNAYYKDLLSNKGLLHSDQQLYNGSYGSTDNKVSDYANNAVLFGLDFANAMIKMGNLSPLTGNQGEIRKYCSSVNKV; this is encoded by the exons atggcTGATAATAAACTTAGAATTTGTGTATTGATATGTCTCGTTAGCATAATGTCAGCATCAAATATAGTTCCTTCAGCAACTACTTATGTTGCTTCTAACATACCTGATCCTTTTGGTAAGTTGAGTTCCACTTTTTATGAAACTAGGTGTCCTGGTGCTCTTCAAATCATTAAGGAAGAAATAACCAGAGCGGTGTTGAATGATCGTCGGTTGGGTGCATCGTTGCTCCGTCTTCATTTTCATGACTGCTTTGTTCAA GGATGTGATGCATCAATATTGTTAAAGGACACAGAAAATTTCAAGGGAGAACAAAATGCCCGTCCCAATGCCAATTCTCTAAGAGGTTATGAAATCATAGACACTGTAAAAGCTTTATTGGAGATACGGTGCCCTCAGGTTGTTTCGTGTGCAGATATCTTAGCTGTTGCAGCAAGAGATTCTGTTGTCgct CTTGGTGGTCCTTTTTGGCGAGTACCTAATGGAAGAAGAGACTCAACAACAGCAAATTTGAAGGCTGCTAATTCAGATTTACCATCTCCATTTCTTGACCTAAAGGGCCTTATTGCTGCTTTCGGAAAAAAGGGTTTCTCAGCTGATGAAATGGTTGCTTTATCAG GTGCTCACACAATAGGCAAATCAAAATGCGCAGTCTACCGATCAAGGATTTACAACGAAAGCAATATTGATTCTTATTACAAAAAATCATTGCAAGCAAATTGTCCAAGCATTGGTAATGATAACTACTTATCTCCATTAGACACCACAACTCCAGACATCTTTGACAATGCATATTACAAAGACTTATTGTCCAATAAGGGTCTTTTGCATTCTGATCAACAACTCTATAATGGAAGTTATGGTTCCACAGACAACAAAGTTTCAGATTATGCCAACAATGCAGTACTTTTCGGTTTGGATTTCGCTAACGCAATGATTAAGATGGGAAATCTCAGCCCTCTAACCGGCAACCAGGGTGAGATCCGAAAATATTGCTCGAGTGTGAataaagtttga